Proteins from a genomic interval of Piscinibacter sp. HJYY11:
- the phnH gene encoding phosphonate C-P lyase system protein PhnH yields the protein MNANAELLANMPRGFADATHDAQAVFRAVLDALSRPGRLQTLDASDGLQAPAPLSRGLTALLLTLLDAETSLHLEGPLASDAAWMYARFHTGVQPTAREAADFVAVRAADARLDNLRLGTDESPQHGATLIVDTTTLAGQSLVLSGPGIEHTQRIGLCGLSTAFWQQRIAQEQHFPRGVDLLIVCGSQLIAVPRSTRITMEAT from the coding sequence ATGAACGCGAATGCCGAACTGCTGGCCAACATGCCGCGCGGCTTTGCCGATGCGACCCACGACGCGCAGGCCGTCTTCCGCGCCGTGCTCGACGCCCTCTCGCGCCCCGGCCGGCTGCAGACGCTCGATGCGAGCGATGGCCTGCAGGCGCCGGCGCCGCTCTCTCGGGGCCTGACCGCCTTGCTGCTCACGCTGCTCGACGCCGAAACCTCGCTGCACCTCGAAGGCCCGCTCGCGAGCGATGCGGCGTGGATGTACGCGCGTTTCCACACCGGCGTGCAGCCCACCGCGCGCGAAGCGGCCGACTTCGTCGCCGTGCGGGCGGCCGACGCACGCCTCGACAACCTGCGCCTCGGCACCGACGAATCGCCACAACACGGTGCCACGCTGATCGTCGACACCACCACGCTCGCCGGCCAGTCGCTCGTGCTCAGCGGCCCCGGCATCGAGCACACCCAGCGCATCGGCCTGTGCGGTCTGTCGACGGCGTTCTGGCAACAGCGCATCGCGCAGGAACAGCATTTCCCGCGCGGTGTCGACCTTTTGATCGTCTGCGGCTCGCAGCTCATCGCCGTGCCGCGCTCCACGCGTATCACGATGGAGGCCACCTGA
- a CDS encoding carbon-phosphorus lyase complex subunit PhnI produces the protein MYIAVKGGEAAIEASRALLAAARRGDPAVRELEVAQIREQLGLLVDRVMAEASLYDPELAALALKQARGDAVEAVFLLRAYRTTLPLLATTEPIDTARMQVRRRVSAIFKDLPGGQLLGPTYDYTQRLLDFSLLDTGPAPRATDATDDSHDTTVPHALEALIAEGLVEASAPSDGDPAPPDITRNPPVFPLPRSARLQMLARADEGWVLGMAYATQRGYAHTHPFGGDIRYGAVAVELVPDELGFPIVVGEIEVTECQMVNQFAGSASVPPQFTCGYGLVYGHGERKAMAMSLVDRALRADEFGEDVTAPVQQQEFVLPQGDSIEASGFVQHLKLPHYVTFESELQLIRKLREEFDQ, from the coding sequence ATGTACATCGCCGTCAAGGGCGGAGAAGCCGCCATCGAAGCTTCACGTGCGCTGCTCGCCGCCGCGCGCCGCGGCGACCCCGCGGTGCGTGAGCTCGAAGTCGCGCAGATCCGCGAACAGCTCGGCCTGCTGGTCGACCGCGTGATGGCCGAGGCCTCGCTCTACGACCCCGAGCTCGCCGCGCTCGCGCTCAAGCAGGCGCGCGGCGATGCGGTCGAGGCCGTCTTCCTGCTGCGGGCCTACCGCACCACGCTGCCGCTGCTGGCCACCACCGAGCCGATCGACACCGCGCGCATGCAGGTGCGCCGGCGTGTCTCGGCCATCTTCAAGGACTTGCCAGGCGGCCAGTTGCTCGGCCCGACCTACGACTACACGCAGCGGCTGCTCGACTTCTCCTTGCTCGACACAGGCCCCGCACCCCGGGCCACCGACGCAACGGACGACTCGCACGACACCACGGTGCCCCATGCGCTGGAGGCGCTCATCGCCGAAGGCCTGGTCGAAGCCAGCGCGCCGAGCGACGGCGACCCCGCGCCCCCTGACATCACCCGCAACCCGCCCGTCTTCCCGCTGCCGCGCAGCGCACGCCTGCAGATGCTCGCGCGCGCCGACGAAGGCTGGGTGCTCGGCATGGCCTACGCCACGCAGCGCGGCTATGCCCACACCCACCCCTTCGGTGGCGACATCCGCTACGGCGCGGTGGCCGTCGAGCTGGTGCCCGATGAGCTGGGCTTCCCCATCGTCGTCGGCGAGATCGAGGTGACCGAGTGCCAGATGGTCAACCAGTTCGCCGGCTCGGCGAGCGTGCCGCCGCAGTTCACCTGCGGCTACGGCCTCGTCTACGGCCACGGCGAGCGCAAGGCGATGGCCATGTCGCTGGTCGACCGGGCGCTGCGCGCCGACGAGTTCGGCGAAGACGTGACCGCGCCGGTGCAACAGCAGGAGTTCGTGCTGCCGCAGGGCGACAGCATCGAGGCCTCGGGCTTCGTGCAGCACCTGAAGCTGCCGCACTACGTGACATTCGAGTCGGAGCTTCAATTGATCCGCAAGCTGCGCGAGGAGTTCGACCAATGA
- the phnG gene encoding phosphonate C-P lyase system protein PhnG, with the protein MTSTPDSSRQAWLAVLALAPRDALAQRAVARVAEHRFEWLREPETGLAMVRGRIANRGDRFNLGEATLTRCIARVTIDGHTTAGVGHVLGRDDERARWIAQLDALLQQPTLRDALQREVIGPLKAARDEVIAAERARHAASRVSFYTLKPEVSA; encoded by the coding sequence ATGACCTCAACGCCTGATTCCTCTCGCCAAGCCTGGCTCGCCGTGCTGGCGCTGGCACCGCGTGACGCGCTGGCCCAGCGCGCGGTGGCGCGGGTGGCCGAGCACCGTTTCGAGTGGCTGCGCGAGCCCGAGACCGGGCTTGCAATGGTGCGCGGGCGGATCGCCAACCGTGGAGACCGCTTCAACCTCGGCGAGGCCACGCTCACGCGCTGCATTGCCCGCGTGACCATCGACGGCCACACCACGGCGGGCGTCGGGCATGTGCTCGGGCGTGACGACGAGCGGGCGCGCTGGATCGCGCAGCTCGATGCGCTCCTGCAGCAGCCGACGCTGCGCGACGCGCTGCAGCGCGAGGTGATCGGGCCGCTGAAAGCGGCGCGCGACGAGGTGATCGCGGCCGAGCGTGCGCGCCATGCAGCGAGCCGGGTGTCGTTCTACACGCTGAAGCCGGAGGTGAGCGCATGA